In one window of Gossypium hirsutum isolate 1008001.06 chromosome A01, Gossypium_hirsutum_v2.1, whole genome shotgun sequence DNA:
- the LOC107896159 gene encoding protein BLISTER isoform X2, with protein MRFGSFLILFSRKKRKKKRKGKMKMASAQALPYSRKQEHLEARKRQLEEFHKEKAAEKGKKSASTPKPMFLMLA; from the exons ATGAGGTTTGGTTCATTCCTCATCTTATTCTCAAG aaaaaaaagaaaaaaaaagagaaagggtaAAATGAAAATGGCGTCGGCTCAGGCCTTGCCTTATTCACGGAAACAAGAGCATCTAGAAGCTAGGAAGCGTCAG TTGGAGGAATTCCATAAGGAAAAAGCAGCCGAGAAAGGCAAGAAGTCAGCATCTACCCCCAAACCAATGTTTTTGATGTTAGCTTAA
- the LOC107896159 gene encoding rhomboid-like protein 14, mitochondrial isoform X1 yields MDRGRWRRGAVSHGMLPLLALHAVNEYYQLPWKPPVTISLLTANTLIYLRPSFLDSLLLFVDEVWFIPHLILKLEEFHKEKAAEKGKKSASTPKPMFLMLA; encoded by the exons ATGGATAGGGGAAGATGGAGGAGAGGGGCGGTATCTCATGGAATGCTACCGTTGTTGGCTCTTCACGCCGTTAACGAATATTACCAACTGCCATGGAAGCCGCCGGTCACCATCAGTCTTCTCACTGCCAACACTCTAATTTATCTCAGGCCTTCGTTCCTAGATTCTCTCCTCCTTTTTGTTGATGAGGTTTGGTTCATTCCTCATCTTATTCTCAAG TTGGAGGAATTCCATAAGGAAAAAGCAGCCGAGAAAGGCAAGAAGTCAGCATCTACCCCCAAACCAATGTTTTTGATGTTAGCTTAA